A portion of the Paenibacillus hamazuiensis genome contains these proteins:
- a CDS encoding GNAT family N-acetyltransferase: protein MEHIKIYHALHIPYQDSEIVVEGPVSPEFLQTLTMHPDLDAFRRPKDQFEALIEIAQLPEGRIILSRVGTQIVGYVTFHYPDELERWSEGGMSDLIELGAIEVADDFRGLGLGKKMIKLAFEDGQLENMIVFTTEYYWHWDLEKSGLNVWEYREMMEKLMKCVDMVWFATDDPEICSHPANCLMVRIGKNVPLSSVEQFDRVRFRQRFMY from the coding sequence ATGGAGCATATCAAAATTTACCATGCTTTACATATACCCTATCAAGACAGTGAGATCGTGGTGGAAGGCCCCGTCTCTCCCGAGTTTTTGCAAACTTTGACGATGCACCCGGATTTGGACGCATTCCGCCGGCCCAAGGATCAATTCGAGGCACTAATTGAAATTGCGCAGCTTCCGGAGGGGCGCATTATTTTATCCCGAGTCGGCACGCAAATCGTCGGTTACGTCACGTTCCATTACCCGGACGAGCTCGAGCGGTGGTCCGAAGGCGGTATGTCCGATTTGATCGAGCTCGGAGCGATCGAGGTAGCCGACGATTTCCGAGGGCTCGGACTTGGCAAAAAAATGATCAAACTCGCCTTCGAAGACGGACAGCTGGAAAATATGATCGTGTTTACAACGGAGTATTACTGGCACTGGGACCTGGAAAAAAGCGGGCTGAACGTCTGGGAATACCGCGAGATGATGGAAAAGCTGATGAAATGCGTCGATATGGTCTGGTTTGCAACCGACGATCCGGAAATATGCTCGCATCCGGCCAACTGCCTGATGGTACGTATCGGGAAAAACGTGCCTCTGTCTTCGGTCGAGCAGTTCGACCGCGTCCGCTTCAGACAGCGGTTCATGTATTAG
- a CDS encoding TVP38/TMEM64 family protein, translating into MISFFKHKSVKAGLYILAALLIGFAVYELFYTRHGVRLTHMNIQHLSDVLKDMGTVGKALGIALVYVQTVVPFVPFVVVAGANVILFGLWEGFLINWVMSCLGAITAFFIARYFASDWVERKLEKYSFISEFNKKLERSGFVYIAISRIIPVLPSFAINLGAGVMKVSARNFILGTIVGKFPMILLESYIGHDLLHFRQNKDRLLILLAVLIALVYIGSFFKKKLFGKK; encoded by the coding sequence TTGATTTCTTTTTTCAAACATAAATCTGTAAAAGCGGGTTTGTACATATTGGCGGCTCTGCTCATCGGGTTTGCGGTGTACGAGCTGTTTTACACGCGCCACGGCGTCAGGCTGACCCACATGAACATTCAGCATCTGAGCGATGTTCTGAAGGACATGGGCACGGTCGGCAAGGCGCTTGGAATCGCACTTGTCTATGTGCAGACCGTCGTTCCGTTTGTGCCGTTTGTCGTCGTAGCCGGCGCCAACGTCATCCTGTTCGGCTTGTGGGAAGGTTTTCTCATCAACTGGGTAATGTCTTGTCTTGGAGCGATCACCGCCTTCTTCATCGCACGGTATTTTGCGTCCGATTGGGTGGAACGAAAGCTGGAAAAGTACAGTTTTATATCGGAATTCAACAAAAAGCTGGAGCGGAGCGGGTTTGTTTACATCGCGATCAGCCGAATCATTCCGGTGCTGCCTTCATTCGCGATCAATTTGGGCGCGGGAGTCATGAAGGTGTCGGCAAGAAACTTCATTTTGGGTACGATTGTCGGCAAGTTTCCGATGATTTTGCTGGAGTCTTACATCGGCCACGACCTGCTTCATTTTCGGCAAAACAAAGACCGTCTGCTCATTTTGCTTGCAGTTCTTATCGCGCTTGTCTACATCGGCAGCTTTTTCAAGAAAAAGTTATTCGGGAAAAAATAA
- the tyrS gene encoding tyrosine--tRNA ligase: MDILKDLEYRGLINQVTDREGLTKKLAEERVTLYVGFDPTADSLHIGSLLPILCLKRFQQAGHIPVALVGGGTGLIGDPSGKANERTLNSKEIVDEWTEKLRRQLSQFIDFDAKDNPAKTVNNYDWIGPLNVIDFLRDIGKNFSVNYMLAKDSVDSRLEKGISFTEFSYMILQAYDFYKLNQDIGCTLQIGGSDQWGNITAGLELIGKTSGAKVFGLTIPLVTKSDGTKFGKTESGTIWLDAGKTSPYQFYQFWINTDDNDVVKFLKYFTFLNAEEIAELEELLKTQPEKRDAQRRLAKEVTELVHGTEARISAEKITAALFSGDVSGLSQQEIEEAFQDVPSTEIQGAEIALIDLLIEVKAAPSKRQARQDIESGAVYINGVRTTELDKTLTAADRMHGKYIIVRRGKKNYYLAKFQ; the protein is encoded by the coding sequence ATGGACATTTTAAAGGATTTGGAGTACCGCGGCCTGATCAATCAGGTAACGGATCGCGAAGGACTGACGAAAAAACTGGCGGAAGAGCGCGTAACGCTGTACGTAGGTTTCGATCCGACGGCGGACAGCCTGCATATCGGCAGCCTGCTTCCGATTTTGTGCTTGAAACGGTTTCAGCAGGCCGGCCATATTCCGGTTGCTCTTGTCGGGGGCGGCACCGGACTGATCGGCGATCCGAGCGGCAAAGCGAACGAACGCACGCTCAACTCCAAGGAGATCGTCGATGAGTGGACGGAGAAGCTGAGAAGGCAGCTTTCCCAATTTATCGATTTCGATGCCAAGGATAACCCGGCGAAGACCGTCAACAACTACGACTGGATCGGGCCGTTGAACGTGATCGATTTTCTGCGCGATATCGGGAAAAACTTTTCCGTCAACTACATGCTGGCCAAAGATTCGGTCGATTCCCGGCTGGAGAAAGGCATTTCGTTTACGGAATTCAGCTACATGATTTTGCAGGCGTACGACTTTTACAAGCTGAATCAGGATATCGGCTGCACGCTGCAAATCGGCGGAAGCGATCAATGGGGCAACATCACGGCGGGTCTCGAGCTGATCGGCAAAACGAGCGGCGCCAAAGTATTCGGGTTAACGATACCGCTTGTTACGAAAAGCGACGGCACAAAGTTCGGCAAAACCGAGTCGGGAACAATCTGGCTTGATGCGGGCAAAACGTCGCCTTACCAGTTTTACCAGTTTTGGATTAATACCGACGACAACGATGTTGTGAAATTTTTGAAATACTTTACTTTCCTGAACGCCGAGGAGATCGCGGAGCTGGAAGAGCTGCTCAAGACGCAGCCGGAAAAACGCGACGCGCAGCGCAGGCTCGCGAAGGAAGTGACCGAGCTCGTCCACGGCACGGAGGCCAGAATCAGTGCGGAGAAAATTACTGCGGCGCTGTTCAGCGGTGATGTGAGCGGGTTATCGCAGCAGGAGATCGAAGAAGCGTTCCAGGATGTGCCGTCCACGGAAATTCAAGGGGCAGAAATTGCACTGATCGATCTGCTGATCGAAGTGAAGGCGGCGCCATCCAAACGCCAGGCCCGTCAGGATATCGAAAGCGGAGCCGTGTATATTAACGGAGTCCGTACGACGGAGCTCGATAAAACGTTAACGGCAGCCGACAGGATGCACGGCAAATATATCATCGTGCGCCGCGGCAAGAAAAACTACTATCTCGCCAAATTTCAATAA
- a CDS encoding transglycosylase domain-containing protein: MQNETQSGKRIARQILKYTWVTLKWMMLVFVVCGVIAGGAAVGYVASMVKDEPVRTKEEMIAKIQENAITGFAYFNDDTVIGQFRTEEDRRLADLQDIPQVVLDAVFAIEDNDFYTHHGIDFKATLRAVYQKLTHKPIQTGGSTITQQLARRVFLTLDKEDSRKAKELFLALRMERLMSKDEILLAYLNKIPYGNGASGYNLYGIKAAAKGIFGMDDLKELNVAQAAYLAGLPQQPSNYSAFTSKGEFDGAAFKRAAGRQQLVLRRMLEEGKINEQQYQEALNFDLKGSLAEREQKAYSTYPYLMIEVEKEAAKALLKVQQPKLNPQASPETYNEALKNIQSQLLRGGYQVYTTIDKSIYDSMREIAANKDNFSPDDPTKGVEQIGAVMMENSTGAILGMIEGRDFFKQQLNHATQAYRQPGSTMKPIAAYLPAIEKGAIQPASVIDDVPIILKDGSKGYHIPQNWDEGFHGLITARRALNQSYNIPAIKLFLNVVGINEAWDFAKKLGITSITKDDYVAQTGVIGGLKYGVSVKELTGAYAAIGNKGMFNEPFLIRKITDSNGKIVYEHTPNPTYAFSEQTAYLMTDMMRTVVTAGTATDLKTKFKHYGKVPIVGKTGSTQDDADAWFEGFTPDITLGVWAGYDSPVHKLSKTTGGTSRAKNIFALALDAAIDKRPEKFPTKTFARPDGIVEMTVSSLSGKLPSELVRKTNNIVTDIFNKNDIPTEEDNVMVQQSIIEYDGANYIAQPETPADFVESKLVIRREKSISELLKEIGSILQKVPPDRRQPLDAYRPSDWDDDAPSETDPRTDDGKPPAPPTTVVVTRSEDTNTLTFQASASPDVVGYRIYRSVNHGPFQRIDGHVIKAGHETKFTDKEPGGGVYGYYLLAVDVAGKESVPSKAAYTDGSSVDPLFLTPGDPQSQTAKPNSVGPPAGGSSTPAKEDGAPVKEAPSAPGGLTVKPSGAGLQFKWTENAAKEKVKSYNVYFSEKENGTFTKLGSVNGGNEFNYYAVSYDGFYRITAVNDAGESKPSTAVQFKK, translated from the coding sequence ATGCAAAACGAAACGCAATCGGGTAAACGGATCGCCCGGCAAATACTAAAGTATACATGGGTTACCCTCAAATGGATGATGCTCGTCTTCGTCGTTTGCGGCGTGATAGCCGGCGGTGCGGCTGTCGGATACGTCGCCTCCATGGTCAAGGATGAGCCGGTCCGCACCAAAGAGGAAATGATCGCCAAAATCCAGGAAAACGCCATTACCGGCTTTGCTTATTTCAATGACGATACCGTGATCGGACAGTTTCGCACCGAAGAAGACCGGCGTCTTGCCGATCTTCAGGATATTCCGCAAGTCGTGCTGGATGCGGTGTTCGCGATCGAAGATAACGACTTTTACACGCACCACGGCATCGACTTCAAGGCAACGCTGCGCGCGGTGTACCAGAAGCTGACCCATAAACCGATCCAAACCGGCGGAAGCACGATCACCCAACAGCTCGCCCGGCGCGTCTTTTTAACGCTCGACAAGGAAGACAGCCGCAAAGCGAAGGAGCTGTTTTTGGCGCTGCGCATGGAGCGGCTCATGTCCAAAGACGAAATATTGCTCGCCTATTTGAACAAAATTCCTTATGGCAACGGGGCATCCGGCTATAATTTATACGGTATTAAGGCGGCCGCCAAAGGAATTTTCGGCATGGACGACCTGAAGGAATTGAATGTCGCTCAAGCCGCCTATTTGGCCGGTTTGCCGCAGCAGCCGAGCAACTACTCTGCGTTTACGAGCAAGGGCGAATTCGACGGAGCCGCATTCAAACGCGCGGCGGGCAGGCAGCAGCTCGTACTTCGCCGTATGCTCGAGGAAGGCAAGATCAACGAGCAGCAATACCAGGAGGCGCTTAATTTCGATCTGAAAGGCTCGCTCGCCGAACGCGAGCAAAAAGCTTATTCTACATATCCTTATCTGATGATCGAAGTGGAAAAAGAAGCGGCCAAAGCTCTGCTCAAAGTGCAGCAGCCGAAGCTGAATCCGCAGGCAAGTCCGGAAACCTACAACGAAGCGTTAAAAAACATACAATCCCAGCTATTGCGCGGCGGCTACCAGGTTTATACCACCATTGACAAATCGATTTACGATTCGATGCGGGAGATTGCCGCCAACAAGGACAATTTCTCGCCGGACGACCCGACCAAAGGCGTCGAGCAGATCGGCGCCGTCATGATGGAAAACAGCACGGGCGCTATACTCGGGATGATCGAAGGAAGAGATTTTTTCAAGCAGCAGCTCAATCACGCGACACAGGCATACCGTCAGCCGGGTTCTACGATGAAGCCGATCGCGGCGTATTTGCCGGCCATCGAAAAAGGCGCCATTCAGCCGGCTTCGGTCATCGACGACGTGCCGATCATTTTAAAAGACGGTTCCAAAGGCTACCATATCCCGCAAAACTGGGACGAAGGCTTTCACGGTCTCATCACGGCAAGGCGGGCGCTGAATCAATCGTACAATATTCCGGCGATCAAGCTGTTTTTGAACGTCGTCGGCATAAACGAGGCATGGGATTTTGCCAAAAAACTCGGGATCACCTCGATCACGAAGGATGATTACGTCGCTCAGACCGGCGTTATCGGCGGTTTGAAGTACGGCGTGTCCGTTAAAGAGCTTACGGGAGCCTATGCCGCGATCGGAAACAAAGGCATGTTTAACGAACCGTTCCTGATCCGCAAAATTACAGATTCGAACGGCAAGATCGTCTATGAGCACACGCCGAATCCGACCTACGCCTTCTCGGAGCAAACGGCCTACCTCATGACGGATATGATGCGTACGGTCGTGACGGCCGGAACCGCAACCGATCTGAAAACGAAATTCAAGCATTACGGCAAAGTTCCGATTGTCGGTAAAACGGGATCGACCCAGGACGACGCGGATGCGTGGTTCGAGGGCTTCACTCCCGATATAACGCTCGGCGTCTGGGCCGGCTACGATTCCCCCGTGCACAAGCTGAGCAAAACAACCGGCGGCACAAGCCGCGCCAAAAACATCTTTGCGCTCGCCCTGGACGCGGCCATCGACAAACGGCCGGAGAAATTCCCGACGAAAACGTTCGCGCGACCCGACGGCATCGTCGAGATGACCGTCTCCAGCTTGTCCGGAAAGCTCCCGAGCGAGCTGGTGAGAAAAACCAACAATATCGTGACGGACATTTTCAATAAAAACGATATTCCGACGGAAGAAGATAATGTGATGGTTCAGCAATCCATCATCGAATACGATGGCGCCAACTATATTGCCCAACCGGAAACTCCGGCCGATTTTGTGGAAAGCAAACTCGTCATCCGGCGCGAAAAATCGATCAGCGAGCTTCTTAAAGAAATTGGGTCGATTTTGCAAAAGGTGCCTCCGGACCGTCGGCAGCCCCTGGATGCGTACCGGCCGAGCGATTGGGACGACGATGCGCCGTCAGAAACCGACCCGCGCACCGACGACGGCAAGCCGCCGGCTCCGCCGACCACTGTCGTCGTGACGCGAAGCGAAGATACGAATACGCTGACGTTTCAGGCAAGCGCCAGTCCCGACGTCGTCGGTTACCGCATCTACCGCTCCGTCAATCATGGGCCGTTCCAGCGTATCGACGGGCATGTCATCAAAGCCGGGCACGAAACGAAATTTACCGACAAAGAACCCGGCGGCGGCGTCTACGGTTATTATTTGCTCGCCGTCGATGTGGCGGGTAAAGAATCCGTCCCCAGCAAGGCGGCATATACGGATGGCAGCTCGGTCGACCCGCTGTTCCTGACGCCGGGGGACCCGCAGTCCCAAACCGCCAAACCGAATTCGGTAGGCCCGCCCGCCGGCGGGAGCAGCACTCCGGCCAAAGAAGACGGCGCTCCTGTCAAGGAGGCTCCTTCCGCCCCCGGCGGGTTAACGGTCAAACCGAGCGGAGCCGGTCTGCAGTTCAAATGGACCGAAAATGCCGCCAAGGAGAAAGTAAAATCGTACAACGTCTATTTCAGCGAGAAAGAAAACGGCACCTTTACTAAACTCGGCTCTGTGAACGGCGGAAATGAATTCAACTACTATGCGGTCTCCTACGACGGCTTTTACCGGATCACCGCCGTCAACGACGCCGGCGAATCGAAGCCATCGACAGCAGTGCAGTTCAAAAAGTAA
- the rpsD gene encoding 30S ribosomal protein S4, which translates to MARYTGPKFKLSRRLGISLSGTGKELKRPFPPGQHGPGQRKKLSGYGVQLQEKQKLRHMYGLNEKQFRNLFDKASKMQGISGENFMILLESRLDNLVYRLGLANSRAGARQLVAHGHVTVNGKKVDIPSYLVSTGDVIGLRERSRNQASVKEALANRNYLPAYLEFNDGAMEGRFVRLPERSELPQEIDEKQIVEFYSR; encoded by the coding sequence ATGGCACGCTATACAGGTCCCAAGTTTAAATTAAGCCGCCGCCTCGGCATTTCCCTGAGCGGTACCGGCAAAGAATTGAAGCGCCCTTTCCCTCCGGGACAACACGGCCCGGGTCAACGCAAGAAGCTCAGCGGCTACGGCGTACAGCTTCAAGAGAAGCAAAAGCTGCGTCATATGTACGGCTTGAACGAAAAGCAATTCCGCAACCTGTTTGATAAAGCTTCCAAAATGCAAGGTATTTCCGGTGAAAACTTCATGATTTTGCTGGAAAGCCGCCTGGACAATCTCGTTTACCGTCTCGGTCTTGCGAACTCCCGCGCAGGCGCACGCCAGCTCGTAGCTCACGGGCACGTTACGGTTAACGGCAAAAAAGTGGACATCCCTTCCTACCTCGTCAGCACCGGCGATGTTATCGGCTTGCGCGAAAGAAGCCGCAACCAGGCATCCGTCAAAGAAGCTTTGGCTAACCGCAACTACTTGCCGGCATACCTGGAGTTCAATGACGGCGCAATGGAAGGCAGATTCGTTCGTTTGCCGGAACGTTCCGAGCTTCCTCAAGAAATCGACGAGAAGCAAATCGTCGAGTTTTACAGCCGTTAA
- the acsA gene encoding acetate--CoA ligase, whose amino-acid sequence MDHNNVETIAPVSTTGNMKSYEEERANFDWKEVEKAFSWSSTGKLNMAYEAIDRHAESSLRDKVALYYSDNARDEQYTFQQMKQGSNRFGNVLRKLGVAKGDRVFIFMPRTPELYFALLGTIKVGAIVGPLFEAFMETAVRDRLEDSSAVAIVTTPALLPRVPVQELPNLKHIIIVGEDVPAEEGLVDFHKEMAAASDELDIEWVDREDGLILHYTSGSTGKPKGVFHVHNAMIQHYYTGKIVLDLKADDIYWCTADPGWVTGTSYGIFAPWLNGATNVIRGGRFSPQDWYNTIQKYKVTVWYSAPTAFRMLMGAGDDVVKQFDLSSLRHVLSVGEPLNPEVIRWGMKVYGQRIHDTWWMTETGGHLICNYPCMTIRPGSMGKPIPGVEAAIIDDAGNVLPPYRMGNLAIKTPWPSMMRKIWNNPAKYQEYVRIPGWYVSGDSAYMDEDGYFWFQGRVDDVINTAGERVGPFEVESKLVEHPAVAEAGVIGKPDPMRGEIIKAFIALREGYTPSEELKADIAKFVKEGLSAHAAPREIEFKDKLPKTRSGKIMRRVLKAWELNLPTGDLSTIED is encoded by the coding sequence ATGGATCACAACAATGTGGAAACCATTGCGCCAGTGTCTACGACAGGAAATATGAAAAGCTACGAGGAGGAGCGCGCGAATTTCGACTGGAAGGAAGTCGAGAAGGCGTTCAGCTGGTCATCGACAGGCAAACTCAATATGGCATATGAAGCGATCGACCGCCATGCCGAATCATCGCTTCGCGATAAAGTGGCCCTATATTACAGCGATAACGCACGTGATGAACAATATACGTTTCAGCAGATGAAGCAAGGGTCCAACCGTTTCGGCAACGTCCTGCGCAAGCTCGGTGTGGCGAAAGGCGACCGCGTGTTCATTTTTATGCCGAGAACACCGGAGCTTTATTTTGCGTTGCTCGGCACGATCAAGGTCGGCGCAATTGTCGGGCCTTTATTCGAGGCGTTCATGGAAACGGCGGTGCGCGACAGGCTGGAGGACAGCTCGGCCGTGGCGATCGTCACGACTCCGGCCTTGCTGCCGCGGGTGCCGGTTCAGGAATTGCCGAATTTGAAGCATATTATCATCGTTGGAGAAGATGTTCCGGCGGAAGAAGGGCTTGTTGACTTCCACAAAGAAATGGCTGCCGCTTCGGATGAGCTTGACATCGAGTGGGTAGACCGCGAAGACGGCCTGATTTTGCATTATACGTCGGGTTCTACAGGCAAGCCGAAGGGTGTATTCCACGTCCATAACGCGATGATCCAGCATTATTATACGGGCAAAATCGTGCTCGATTTAAAGGCTGACGATATTTACTGGTGTACCGCCGACCCGGGTTGGGTGACGGGAACGTCTTACGGCATTTTCGCCCCTTGGCTGAACGGAGCGACAAACGTGATTCGCGGCGGAAGATTCAGCCCGCAGGATTGGTACAATACGATTCAAAAGTATAAGGTGACCGTCTGGTACAGCGCGCCGACCGCTTTCCGGATGCTGATGGGCGCCGGCGACGACGTGGTGAAGCAGTTTGACCTGTCCAGCCTGCGTCACGTGCTGAGCGTCGGCGAACCGCTTAACCCGGAGGTTATCCGCTGGGGAATGAAGGTGTACGGACAGCGCATTCACGATACGTGGTGGATGACGGAAACCGGCGGCCACCTGATTTGCAATTATCCTTGCATGACGATTCGTCCCGGCTCGATGGGCAAGCCGATACCCGGCGTTGAAGCCGCTATTATCGACGATGCCGGCAACGTATTGCCGCCTTATCGGATGGGCAACTTGGCGATCAAAACGCCTTGGCCGTCCATGATGCGCAAAATTTGGAACAATCCGGCGAAGTATCAAGAGTATGTGCGTATTCCCGGCTGGTATGTGTCCGGCGACTCGGCTTATATGGACGAAGACGGATACTTCTGGTTCCAGGGCCGTGTGGACGATGTCATCAACACGGCGGGCGAGCGGGTAGGCCCGTTTGAGGTGGAAAGCAAGCTGGTCGAGCATCCGGCGGTAGCCGAGGCGGGCGTCATCGGCAAACCGGACCCGATGCGCGGCGAGATCATCAAGGCATTTATCGCGCTTCGCGAAGGTTATACGCCGTCCGAAGAGCTGAAGGCGGACATCGCCAAGTTCGTCAAAGAAGGATTGTCTGCCCACGCCGCTCCGCGGGAAATCGAATTCAAAGATAAGCTGCCGAAAACGCGCAGCGGCAAAATTATGCGCCGCGTGCTGAAAGCGTGGGAGCTGAACCTGCCGACCGGCGACTTGTCGACCATCGAGGATTGA
- a CDS encoding diguanylate cyclase: MSELDHDDFGPRMNRAAGFHAAAPMDMREDEAETDAVVEAFRLCVSRLAGPLVARYDVLALCDASGRQLASHGNAGSFRMPDHWAAAEIGRNAAAVCLATRSEATVSFREHDSAWLQEVQTAAAPLITEEGLLYGALLLAAHEDNDGGNGLAIELQHIKTVYECCRQIAAERSRSRELAVLQDMSSNMAHKRELLFQAAKKLNALIDVDRVLAEMIDYVKKLYPAVEADLLLTQDYDSSSLPVKPLVFAGGRDDICVRAFMEGQPVYEISEPGTAKENPPGSASDCATIAVPLSGKQGVYGVLRLRLINGLFDSADVQFISMLADCAGIAFENAILYRQSNLLIGELRLINELTKRLSQSLRLSDIFTFTMTEMLHIFGADFCCILQLDKEKDKLVVRASNLPVLSNENFEMDYGFSGIVSTSKEPVIISDYWSSPQVKSKLMEITNSRSLIASPILANGEVIGVILLAGRKPHYFTYDNYKLLQALSGHVGVAMTNAALHAEVRRMVNTDRLTGMYVRHYLDEQVHLFQKKDFCGSLILVDIDHFKKVNDTFGHQIGDAILIQVSHIMRTCIRESDIAARWGGEELAVYLPQVTIEQTVRVAERIRTRVHSETNPQVTVSCGVSDWSWQDDKISVESLFYKADMALYEAKNNGRNQVRMG, translated from the coding sequence ATGAGCGAACTTGATCATGATGATTTCGGGCCGCGTATGAATCGGGCAGCCGGTTTTCATGCTGCGGCGCCCATGGATATGCGGGAAGACGAGGCGGAAACGGATGCGGTGGTAGAAGCTTTCCGGCTGTGTGTGAGCCGGCTTGCGGGCCCGCTGGTGGCCCGTTACGATGTCCTTGCGCTTTGCGATGCGTCCGGCAGACAGCTTGCTTCGCATGGAAATGCGGGCTCGTTTCGGATGCCGGACCATTGGGCTGCCGCGGAGATCGGGAGAAATGCGGCGGCGGTTTGCCTTGCGACGCGCAGCGAGGCGACCGTTTCTTTTCGGGAGCACGATTCGGCATGGCTGCAGGAAGTGCAAACGGCGGCAGCTCCGCTGATCACGGAGGAAGGACTGCTATACGGCGCCCTGCTGCTCGCGGCTCATGAAGATAATGATGGCGGGAACGGCCTGGCTATAGAATTGCAGCATATTAAAACGGTATACGAGTGCTGCCGGCAAATAGCCGCGGAACGAAGCCGCAGCAGGGAGCTTGCCGTTTTGCAGGACATGAGCAGCAATATGGCGCATAAGCGGGAGCTGCTGTTTCAAGCGGCAAAAAAGCTGAATGCGCTCATTGACGTCGATCGGGTGCTGGCGGAGATGATCGATTATGTGAAAAAATTGTACCCCGCCGTGGAAGCCGACTTGTTATTGACGCAGGATTACGACAGCTCCAGCCTCCCGGTAAAGCCGCTTGTTTTTGCAGGCGGCAGGGATGATATTTGCGTGCGGGCTTTTATGGAAGGGCAGCCTGTCTACGAAATTTCCGAACCGGGTACGGCCAAGGAAAACCCGCCGGGCAGCGCGTCTGACTGTGCGACGATCGCAGTTCCGCTTTCCGGAAAGCAGGGGGTGTACGGCGTGCTGAGGCTGCGGCTAATTAACGGCTTGTTCGATTCGGCGGACGTTCAGTTTATCTCGATGCTGGCCGACTGCGCGGGAATTGCTTTCGAAAATGCGATTTTGTACAGGCAGTCCAATCTGCTGATCGGCGAGCTCCGCCTCATCAACGAATTGACGAAACGGCTCAGCCAAAGCTTGCGGCTAAGCGATATTTTTACGTTTACGATGACCGAGATGCTGCATATTTTCGGAGCGGACTTCTGTTGTATATTGCAGTTGGACAAGGAAAAAGACAAGCTCGTTGTCCGGGCAAGCAATTTGCCCGTGCTGTCCAACGAGAACTTCGAGATGGATTACGGATTTTCCGGCATCGTCTCGACCTCCAAGGAACCGGTCATCATTTCCGACTATTGGAGCAGCCCGCAGGTCAAGTCGAAGCTGATGGAAATAACGAATTCCCGTTCCTTGATCGCATCGCCGATTTTGGCGAACGGGGAGGTAATCGGCGTTATTTTGCTTGCGGGCCGGAAACCGCATTATTTCACTTACGACAACTACAAGCTGCTCCAGGCGCTGTCCGGACATGTCGGGGTAGCCATGACGAACGCCGCTCTTCATGCCGAAGTGCGTCGTATGGTGAATACAGACCGCTTAACCGGCATGTATGTCCGGCATTACTTGGACGAGCAGGTGCATTTGTTTCAAAAAAAGGACTTTTGCGGCTCGCTGATCCTCGTCGATATAGATCATTTCAAAAAAGTGAACGATACGTTCGGCCACCAGATCGGCGATGCGATTTTGATCCAGGTCAGTCATATTATGAGAACATGTATTCGTGAAAGCGATATCGCTGCCAGATGGGGCGGAGAGGAGCTGGCCGTCTATTTGCCGCAAGTGACGATCGAGCAAACCGTGCGGGTGGCCGAACGGATCCGCACCCGCGTCCATTCCGAAACGAACCCTCAGGTCACCGTTTCCTGCGGGGTGTCCGATTGGAGCTGGCAGGACGATAAAATCAGCGTCGAATCGTTGTTTTACAAAGCCGATATGGCGCTTTACGAAGCGAAAAACAACGGCCGCAACCAGGTCCGCATGGGGTGA